The following proteins come from a genomic window of Pleuronectes platessa chromosome 2, fPlePla1.1, whole genome shotgun sequence:
- the wdr1 gene encoding WD repeat-containing protein 1 — MPSEPKHVFASLPQMERGVAKVIGGDPKGNNFLYTNGKCVIIRNIENPAIADIYTEHAHQVTVAKYAPSGFYIASGDASGKIRIWDTTQKEHLLKYEYTPLSGMVKDIAWTEDSKRMAVVGDGREKFGAVFLWDSGSSVGEISGHCKLINSVDIRQKRPYRLVAGSDDTCASYSEGPPFKFKFTLREHSQFVNCVRFSPDGDRFVTAGADGQIFMYDGKTGEALGPLGGEKAHNGGIYAVSWSPDSSQLISASGDKTVKLWDVGAGTAVTTFNLGTDVTDQQLGCLWQNNHLLSISLAGYINYLDKNNPNRPIRTVKGHSKSIQCLTVHKSNGKSHIYSGSHDGHINIWDADTGENDCMSGKGHSNQVSKMVTNDAGELVTCSMDDTLRYTNINKKEYSSSDVVKMDFQPKSVSVASGGLSLAVCIEQVVLLKDKKKVFTLDKLDYEPEVGDIHPGGTTAAVGGTEGIIHLYSIQGNTLKDDGKTLKVLGTVTDMAYSNDGAYLAVIDDKKVSTVFSVADGYTVKNEFHGHHARPVTLAWSPDNEHFATSGMDMLVYVWTVADADKRIKIPDTHRLHHVSALAWIDEHTLVTTSHDASIKQWTITY, encoded by the exons atgccgTCTGAACCGA AACATGTATTCGCCAGTCTCCCACAGATGGAGAGGGGAGTGGCAAAAGTGATTGGCGGCGATCCCAAAGGCAACAACTTCCTGTATACCAACGGGAAGTGTGTCATCATCAGGAACATTGAG AACCCGGCTATCGCAGACATTTACACTGAACACGCCCACCAAGTGACGGTTGCCAAGTATGCCCCCAGTGGATTCTACATTGCTTCTGGAG ATGCATCCGGAAAGATCCGTATCTGGGACACCACTCAGAAGGAGCACCTGCTCAAGTATGAGTACACGCCCCTTTCGGGCATGGTCAAGGACATCGCATGGACAGAGGACAGCAAGAGGATGGCAGTGGTCGGGGATGGACGAGAGAA GTTTGGGGCGGTGTTCCTCTGGGACTCTGGCTCCTCagtgggggaaatttccggccACTGCAAATTAATCAACAGTGTCGACATCAGGCAGAAACGCCCTTACCGCCTCGTCGCTGGCAGTGATGACACCTGTGCGTCCTACTCCGAGGGGCCTCCATTCAAGTTCAAGTTCACATTACGT GAACACAGCCAGTTTGTCAACTGTGTCCGCTTCTCTCCGGATGGAGATCGTTTCGTCACAGCTGGCGCTGACGGCCAG ATTTTCATGTATGATGGAAAGACTGGTGAGGCTCTTGGGCCACTGGGTGGAGAGAAGGCTCACAACGGAGGAATCTATGCT GTTAGCTGGAGTCCTGACAGTTCCCAACTGATCTCTGCCTCAGGGGACAAGACCGTGAAGCTCTGGGATGTTGGTGCAGGAACGGCTGTCACCACCTTCAACCTGGGCACTGATGTGACAGACCAGCAGCTGGGCTGCCTGTGGCAGAATAACCACCTCCTCAGCATCTCTCTGGCAGGATACATCAACTATCTGGACAAGAACAACCCAAACCGGCCTATACGCACCGTCAAG GGACACAGCAAATCCATCCAGTGTCTGACAGTTCACAAAAGCAACGGGAAATCGCACATCTACTCGGGGAGTCATGATGGACACATTAATATC TGGGATGCCGACACTGGAGAGAACGACTGCATGTCAGGGAAGGGCCACAGCAACCAGGTGAGCAAGATGGTGACCAACGATGCCGGCGAGCTGGTGACGTGCAGCATGGACGACACGCTGCGCTACACCAACATCAACAAGAAGGAGTACAG CTCCTCTGATGTGGTCAAGATGGATTTCCAGCCCAAAAGTGTGTCAGTGGCGTCAGGAGGCCTGTCACTGGCTGTGTGCATTGAGCAG GTTGTCTTGCTGAAGGATAAGAAGAAGGTCTTCACATTAGACAAGCTGGACTATGAACCCGAGGTGGGAGATATCCATCCTGGTGGCACCACGGCTGCAGTGGGAGGAACA GAAGGAATAATCCACCTGTACTCCATTCAGGGCAACACTCTGAAGGATGATGGCAAAACCCTCAAGGTTTTAGGGACGGTCACAGACATGGCCTACTCTAATGACGGAGCCTATCTGGCTGTCATTGATGATAAGAAGGTTTCCACAGTCTTTTCTGTGGCAGACGGCTACACG GTCAAAAACGAGTTTCACGGACACCATGCCAGACCGGTGACCCTGGCCTGGTCACCTGATAATGAGCACTTTGCAACCAGTGGGATGGACATGCTGGTGTATGTCTGGACAGTTGCTGATGCAGACAAGAGAATCAAAATCCCAG ACACTCATCGGTTGCACCACGTCAGCGCCCTGGCTTGGATCGATGAGCACACTCTAGTGACCACCTCCCATGACGCCAGCATTAAGCAGTGGACTATAACATACTGA